One Pieris napi chromosome Z, ilPieNapi1.2, whole genome shotgun sequence DNA window includes the following coding sequences:
- the LOC125062532 gene encoding chymotrypsin-2-like, whose amino-acid sequence MSLRNVFLVGFVLCGATLAAEISKNDDRQGPEEEMGDAAGRVVGGTNARDGAFPYHVSIQRINRDNFPICGGAIIADRWILTAAHCFKGISANELSILAGTNHKKSGGRRYKIDKIVRHEKFTSNPLVNDIALLRTKGNIKFTEKVKAIEVAKEDPKPGDKCKLSGWGFTNKYKNVKYRPSPNLLQWLEVKIISEKDCKTTYLKSYEKNFPITANHICTLNKDGEGFCQGDGGGTLECNNKSSGIISWNIPCAQGHPDVYTRTSKYSTWIQKNMEANKP is encoded by the exons ATGTCTTTGAGGAACGTTTTCCTAGTTGGTTTCGTGCTTTGCGGGGCGACTCTTG cCGCAGAAATATCAAAGAACGATGACCGCCAAGGCCCTGAAGAGGAAATGGGGGACGCGGCCGGACGCGTCGTGGGTGGGACAAACGCACGGGATGGGGCTTTCCCATACCACGTATCTATACAGCGTATAAATCGAGATAACTTCCCCATCTGTGGTGGCGCCATCATTGCTGACAGATGGATCCTGACTGCAGCACATTGCTTTAAAGG AATATCAGCAAATGAGTTAAGCATTTTGGCAGGAACTAATCACAAAAAGTCTGGAGGTAGGAGATacaaaattgacaaaattgTGCGACATGAAAAATTTACTTCAAACCCGCTTGTAAATGATATTGCTCTGTTGAGAACCAAAGGgaacattaaatttacagAAAAAGTTAAAGCTATCGAAGTAGCCAAGGAAGACCCCAAACCAGGGGACAAGTGTAAATTATCTGGATGGGGATTCACCAAC aaatataaaaacgtaaaatatAGACCCAGTCCCAACTTATTGCAATGGTTGGAGGTAAAAATTATATCCGAGAAAGACTGTAAaactacttatttaaaaagctaTGAAAAGAATTTCCCTATTACTGCCAACCACATCTGTACTCTTAACAAGGACGGCGAAGGTTTTTGCCAA GGTGATGGTGGTGGAACTTTGGAGTGCAACAACAAATCTTCTGGTATCATCTCATGGAACATTCCGTGTGCTCAAGGACACCCTGATGTCTACACAAGAACCAGCAAGTACAGCACCTGGATTCAGAAGAACATGGAGGCCAATAAGCCCTGA